In the Alphaproteobacteria bacterium genome, one interval contains:
- a CDS encoding flotillin family protein — MTGALIGSIILWLIVAIVLIVVVVYLLNWLYRRSSKEVAFVRTGFGGETVVINGGALVLPIVHEVTAVNLNVVRIPVARTREDAVITRDRMRVDIEAEFFVRVIQEPAAVAAAASTLGRRTMEPDSLADLLLGKFVAALRSVAAEMSLDEMHEKRGDYVAVVEERAAGALARNGLELESVAITDLDQTNLEFFNPANRFDAEGLTQLIGTIEERRKLRNDIEQSAMVAIRSRNLEVEQDTLKLEQESERSRLEQEREVEALRAAQQAQIQQTRVAEEAEAERSRIASEQETRAYEIGHRRTVEEAEIKAREEVERVRIAQERALEESRIEREKHIRTQQIEQRHELDTAEITANEDVERARIVSDRQLREARIIAEEETEGRDIARGQEIETARIASQKAVETARIAQEQVLDKARIERDRLLRSHQVAQRQSIEEAEISAQEEIERARIASNRGLEEARIVQDRDLKRLEVERAQALELAEIGRQITVLQKQLEEAEARIEVEGARARTVEAEEKVATVRETEIAERIAAVDRLLADKDADTARIAAETEKITAAVAAEAQRLRNEAENVLSQDARAAMLRSKMIDRLEGIVRESVRPMERIEAIKILHVDGLGGNGGDGHRSPTDEVIESALRYRAQAPLIDEMMKEIGVENPNVARMGDVFRSARDAHSIAREVEGRKKEDE, encoded by the coding sequence ATGACCGGTGCGTTGATCGGATCGATCATTCTTTGGCTCATTGTCGCGATCGTCCTGATCGTGGTCGTCGTCTACCTGCTTAACTGGCTCTATCGCCGGTCGAGCAAGGAAGTCGCCTTCGTGCGAACCGGATTCGGCGGCGAAACGGTGGTGATCAATGGCGGGGCACTGGTCCTGCCGATCGTCCATGAGGTGACCGCGGTCAACCTCAACGTCGTACGCATCCCGGTGGCGCGAACCCGCGAGGACGCGGTGATCACGCGCGACCGCATGCGTGTCGATATCGAGGCCGAGTTCTTCGTCCGTGTCATCCAGGAACCAGCGGCGGTCGCCGCCGCTGCCTCGACGCTGGGCCGCCGCACGATGGAGCCCGACAGCCTGGCCGACCTGCTGCTCGGAAAGTTCGTGGCCGCGCTCCGTTCGGTCGCGGCCGAGATGTCGCTCGACGAGATGCACGAGAAACGCGGCGACTATGTCGCCGTCGTCGAGGAACGGGCGGCGGGCGCGCTGGCGCGCAACGGCCTTGAACTGGAATCGGTGGCGATCACCGATCTCGATCAGACCAACCTCGAATTCTTTAACCCGGCCAACCGATTCGACGCCGAAGGCCTGACGCAATTGATCGGGACCATCGAAGAGCGCCGCAAGCTGCGCAACGACATCGAACAGTCGGCCATGGTCGCGATCCGCAGCCGCAATCTGGAGGTCGAGCAGGACACCCTCAAGCTGGAACAGGAAAGCGAGCGCTCGCGTCTCGAACAGGAGCGCGAGGTCGAGGCCCTGCGCGCCGCCCAGCAGGCCCAGATCCAGCAGACCCGGGTCGCCGAGGAGGCCGAGGCCGAGCGGTCGCGGATTGCCAGCGAACAGGAGACGCGCGCCTACGAGATCGGCCACCGGCGCACCGTCGAAGAGGCCGAGATCAAGGCCCGGGAAGAGGTCGAGCGGGTGCGAATCGCCCAGGAACGTGCGCTTGAGGAATCGCGCATCGAGCGCGAGAAGCACATCCGGACGCAGCAGATCGAGCAACGCCACGAGCTCGATACCGCGGAAATCACTGCCAACGAGGACGTGGAACGGGCGCGCATCGTCTCGGATCGGCAATTGCGCGAAGCGCGGATCATCGCCGAGGAGGAAACGGAAGGTCGCGACATCGCCCGCGGGCAGGAGATCGAGACCGCGCGGATCGCGTCGCAGAAGGCCGTCGAGACCGCCCGCATCGCCCAGGAACAGGTGCTCGATAAGGCGCGGATCGAGCGCGACCGGTTGCTGCGCTCGCATCAGGTCGCCCAGCGCCAATCCATCGAGGAAGCCGAGATCTCCGCCCAGGAGGAGATCGAGCGCGCACGGATCGCGTCCAACCGCGGCCTCGAGGAGGCGCGGATCGTCCAGGACCGCGACCTCAAGCGGCTCGAGGTCGAGCGGGCGCAGGCGCTGGAACTGGCGGAGATCGGGCGCCAGATTACCGTGCTCCAGAAACAGCTCGAGGAAGCCGAGGCCCGCATCGAGGTCGAAGGCGCCCGCGCGCGCACCGTCGAGGCCGAAGAGAAGGTGGCGACGGTCCGCGAAACCGAGATCGCCGAGCGCATCGCGGCCGTCGACCGGCTGTTGGCCGACAAGGACGCCGACACCGCCCGCATCGCCGCCGAGACCGAGAAGATCACCGCCGCCGTCGCCGCCGAAGCCCAGCGCCTGCGCAACGAGGCCGAGAACGTTCTCAGCCAGGACGCCCGGGCGGCGATGCTGCGGTCGAAGATGATCGACCGCCTCGAGGGCATTGTCCGCGAGAGCGTACGCCCGATGGAACGGATCGAGGCGATCAAGATCCTCCATGTCGACGGCCTCGGCGGCAACGGTGGCGACGGCCATCGCTCGCCGACCGACGAGGTCATCGAAAGCGCGCTCCGCTACCGCGCTCAGGCGCCGCTGATCGACGAGATGATGAAGGAGATCGGCGTCGAGAACCCCAATGTCGCCCGCATGGGTGACGTTTTCCGCTCCGCTCGCGACGCCCACAGCATCGCCAGAGAGGTCGAGGGCCGCAAGAAGGAGGACGAATAG
- a CDS encoding ATP-binding cassette domain-containing protein, with translation MRRRERERREPAPALQIRDLHVYYGQSHALQGVDLTLEHGVHAVVGRNGMGKTTLCNAIVGLLPVRRGSVRFEGDELAGLPPYRIAAKGVGYTPQGRRLWPSLSVDEHLRLAESGDGAWTIDRIYETFPRLDERRRNRAGQLSGGEQQMLAISRALLQNPRLLILDEPTEGLAPLIVEQVESLLATLAAERDVAILLIEQNIAVATSIADDVAIMVNGRISRVMPAQELAGDRTLQEQLLGVGRHSHQDPEPAVPAAPAPEPTAPEVVEPAAAEELRAAPEPAPESVPEPVAATNLVYMAPTRWSSAAWREGEGGQEAPPRPAADTAPVRPFDAKPEPIFKEPPTPLHALAGNDVYVVGTFDTKGAELSYIRDVLADHGLPVRTVDLSTSGRPSSADVPPHVVAAYHRSGAAAMFTGDRGAAVGAMAEAFENWLQRQRGVGGIISAGGSGGTSLVTPGMRGLPVGIPKVMVSTVASGDVGRYVGPSDIMMMYSVTDVQGLNRISRRVLANAANALAGMVQDGAEEAQHRRAGPEKPGLGLTMFGVTTTAVQQITALLDDRYDCLVFHATGTGGRSMEKLADSFMLAAAVDLTTTEVCDMMMGGVFPATEDRFGAFIRTRIPYVGSVGALDMVNFGARDTVPERYRGRTFVEHNPQVTLMRTTAEENARMGDWIAGRLNEMTGPVRFLIPEGGVSALDAPGQPFHDPAADKALFDAIATRFQETTTRRLIRTPYNINDPAFATAVVEALEEIHPTTRMRQHAAL, from the coding sequence ATGCGTAGGCGCGAACGCGAGCGCCGGGAACCTGCGCCCGCGCTGCAGATTCGGGATCTGCATGTCTATTACGGCCAATCCCACGCGCTCCAGGGCGTCGACCTGACGCTGGAGCACGGCGTCCATGCGGTGGTCGGACGCAACGGCATGGGCAAGACGACCCTGTGCAACGCCATCGTCGGCCTGTTGCCGGTCCGACGCGGCTCGGTCCGCTTCGAGGGCGACGAGCTCGCCGGCCTGCCGCCCTACCGGATCGCCGCCAAGGGTGTCGGTTACACGCCGCAGGGACGGCGGCTCTGGCCCTCGCTCAGCGTCGACGAGCATCTGCGGCTCGCCGAGAGCGGTGACGGCGCGTGGACCATCGACCGCATCTACGAGACCTTCCCGCGCCTTGACGAGCGTCGGCGCAACCGCGCCGGCCAGCTATCGGGCGGCGAGCAGCAGATGCTGGCGATCTCGCGCGCCCTGTTGCAGAACCCGCGGCTGCTGATTCTGGACGAGCCGACCGAGGGCCTGGCGCCGCTCATCGTCGAGCAGGTCGAGTCGCTGCTGGCGACGCTTGCCGCCGAACGCGATGTCGCGATCCTGCTGATCGAACAGAACATCGCGGTCGCCACCTCGATCGCCGACGACGTCGCGATCATGGTTAACGGCCGCATCAGCCGGGTGATGCCGGCGCAGGAACTTGCCGGCGACCGCACCCTGCAGGAGCAGTTGCTCGGCGTCGGCCGCCATTCCCACCAGGACCCCGAACCGGCGGTGCCCGCAGCGCCCGCGCCCGAACCAACCGCGCCCGAGGTCGTGGAACCGGCGGCGGCCGAAGAATTGAGGGCCGCGCCCGAACCTGCGCCCGAATCCGTGCCTGAACCAGTGGCTGCGACAAACCTCGTCTATATGGCGCCGACCCGGTGGTCGAGCGCCGCCTGGCGCGAGGGCGAAGGTGGCCAGGAAGCGCCGCCGCGACCGGCCGCCGACACCGCGCCGGTCCGGCCTTTCGACGCCAAGCCCGAGCCCATCTTCAAGGAGCCGCCGACCCCGCTCCACGCCCTTGCCGGCAACGATGTCTATGTCGTCGGCACTTTCGATACCAAGGGGGCGGAGCTCAGCTACATTCGTGATGTTCTGGCCGACCATGGCCTGCCGGTGCGCACTGTCGACCTGTCGACCTCGGGCCGGCCGTCATCGGCCGACGTCCCGCCCCATGTCGTGGCCGCCTATCACCGCAGCGGCGCGGCGGCGATGTTTACCGGCGATCGCGGCGCGGCGGTGGGCGCCATGGCCGAGGCGTTCGAGAACTGGCTCCAGCGCCAGCGCGGCGTCGGCGGCATCATCTCCGCCGGCGGTTCCGGCGGCACCTCGCTGGTGACGCCCGGCATGCGCGGCCTTCCTGTTGGCATTCCGAAGGTCATGGTCTCGACCGTCGCCTCCGGCGATGTTGGCCGGTATGTCGGCCCGTCGGACATCATGATGATGTATTCGGTCACCGACGTGCAGGGGCTCAACCGGATTTCCAGGCGGGTCCTGGCGAACGCGGCCAACGCCTTGGCCGGCATGGTCCAAGACGGCGCCGAGGAGGCGCAACATCGGCGGGCCGGGCCCGAGAAGCCTGGCCTCGGCCTGACCATGTTCGGCGTCACCACGACGGCCGTCCAGCAGATCACTGCGCTGCTCGACGACCGATACGACTGCCTGGTGTTTCATGCCACCGGCACCGGCGGTCGGTCGATGGAAAAGCTGGCCGACAGCTTCATGCTGGCGGCGGCGGTAGACCTGACGACGACCGAGGTTTGCGACATGATGATGGGCGGCGTCTTTCCCGCGACCGAGGACCGCTTCGGCGCGTTCATCCGCACGCGCATTCCCTATGTCGGGTCGGTCGGGGCGCTCGACATGGTCAATTTCGGCGCCCGTGACACGGTCCCCGAGCGCTACCGCGGCCGCACCTTCGTCGAGCACAATCCCCAGGTCACCTTGATGCGCACGACCGCCGAGGAGAACGCGCGGATGGGCGATTGGATCGCCGGCCGGCTGAACGAGATGACCGGCCCGGTGCGCTTCCTGATCCCGGAGGGCGGCGTCTCAGCGCTCGATGCGCCGGGCCAGCCGTTCCACGATCCGGCCGCCGACAAGGCACTGTTCGATGCGATCGCGACGCGGTTCCAGGAGACAACGACCCGCCGCCTAATTCGCACGCCCTACAACATCAACGACCCGGCCTTCGCGACGGCGGTCGTCGAGGCCCTGGAAGAAATCCACCCAACAACGAGGATGCGCCAACATGCCGCGCTTTGA
- a CDS encoding IS5 family transposase codes for MRCEDRRSGALFSYVDLEERVPEGHPLRLIREVVNAVLVGLSADFAVVYSHRGRPSIAPEKLLRALLLQVFYSIRSERQLMEQLDFNLLYRWFVGLGVDEAVWDATVFCKNRDRLLEAEISRKFLSGIIAHERVQGLLSQDHFSVDGTLIEAWASMKSFRPKEADGSGKDDGGPGQDRNPDRDFRGQRRKNETHASTTDPDARLYRKGRGKESKLCFMGHALMENRNGLVVGILVTRTSGTAEREAALDLVDGQAPRAGATLGADKAYDVWRFKQALKERGLVPHMARRAEVGWGGHPIPTPPGYDLSQRHRKRIEEVFGWVKTIAGQAKTRFRGQPRVEASFTFAAAAYNLIRLPRLLAQAPP; via the coding sequence ATGCGTTGTGAGGACAGAAGGAGCGGCGCGCTTTTCAGCTATGTTGATCTTGAGGAGCGTGTTCCGGAAGGCCATCCGCTGCGGCTGATCCGTGAGGTTGTGAACGCCGTTCTTGTGGGTTTGTCGGCGGATTTTGCGGTGGTCTATTCGCACAGGGGCCGCCCGTCGATCGCACCCGAGAAGCTGCTTCGGGCTCTGCTGCTGCAGGTCTTTTATTCAATCCGTTCGGAACGCCAGTTGATGGAGCAGTTGGACTTCAATCTGCTTTACCGCTGGTTCGTCGGTCTCGGCGTTGATGAGGCGGTCTGGGACGCGACGGTGTTTTGCAAGAACCGAGACCGGCTTCTGGAAGCGGAAATCTCCCGCAAGTTTCTGTCCGGGATTATCGCGCATGAGCGTGTGCAGGGCCTTCTGAGCCAGGATCACTTTTCGGTGGATGGAACCTTGATCGAGGCCTGGGCGTCGATGAAGTCTTTCCGCCCCAAAGAGGCTGATGGGTCAGGCAAGGACGATGGCGGCCCTGGCCAGGACCGCAATCCGGATCGAGATTTTCGGGGCCAAAGGCGCAAGAATGAGACCCATGCCAGCACCACTGATCCGGACGCGCGGCTCTATCGCAAAGGCCGTGGCAAGGAGAGCAAGCTTTGTTTCATGGGTCACGCTTTGATGGAGAACCGCAACGGCTTGGTGGTTGGCATCCTGGTGACCCGCACGAGCGGTACAGCCGAACGCGAGGCCGCCTTGGACTTGGTCGACGGCCAGGCACCTCGCGCTGGCGCCACGCTTGGCGCCGACAAGGCCTATGATGTCTGGCGCTTCAAGCAGGCGCTGAAGGAGCGGGGCTTGGTGCCCCATATGGCGCGGCGAGCCGAGGTCGGCTGGGGTGGCCACCCCATTCCAACGCCGCCCGGCTACGATCTCTCGCAGCGTCATCGCAAACGGATCGAGGAGGTCTTCGGCTGGGTCAAGACTATCGCCGGTCAGGCCAAGACCCGCTTTCGTGGGCAACCTCGTGTCGAGGCGTCCTTCACCTTCGCCGCTGCCGCCTACAACCTGATCCGCTTGCCCAGGCTCCTCGCCCAAGCGCCGCCATGA
- a CDS encoding branched-chain amino acid ABC transporter permease, whose product MRQFIERHTFWAIVIAVVAALFLWLIAAVWPDWLIDALGRKKTFVNTLLNGITLGGLYFLVASGFTLVFGLMRNVNLAHGSMYLLGAYIGYEVAEASGNWFLGLAAAFVAIGLSGMLLQVLVFRRMEGDDLRQTLVTIGISIIAADLMLAVWTGTTYQFQPPEWLFGAASLPVVSVIKASGDPVYIKYPVYRLSVLFVAVAVGIGLWLFLNRTRVGMMIRAGVNDREMLSATGVNVQLVFALVFAIGAGLAGFAGVVGGTALSIAPGEDLRYLLASLIVVIVGGLGSVTGAAIGALLIGLAEQFGLAYFPTYGVVLTFLIMVVVLAVRPQGIMGER is encoded by the coding sequence ATGAGGCAGTTCATCGAGCGCCATACCTTTTGGGCGATCGTGATCGCCGTTGTTGCGGCGCTTTTTCTGTGGCTGATCGCCGCGGTCTGGCCCGATTGGCTGATCGACGCCCTCGGCCGCAAGAAGACCTTCGTCAATACGCTGCTCAACGGGATCACCCTGGGCGGGCTGTATTTCCTCGTCGCCAGCGGCTTCACCCTGGTCTTCGGCCTGATGCGCAACGTCAACTTGGCGCACGGCTCGATGTATCTTCTCGGCGCCTATATCGGCTACGAGGTCGCCGAGGCCAGCGGCAATTGGTTCCTCGGCCTTGCCGCCGCCTTCGTCGCCATCGGGCTCAGCGGGATGCTGTTGCAGGTCCTCGTCTTTCGCCGCATGGAAGGGGACGATTTGCGCCAGACCCTGGTCACGATCGGCATCTCGATCATCGCCGCCGACCTGATGCTGGCGGTGTGGACCGGCACCACCTATCAGTTCCAGCCGCCGGAATGGCTGTTCGGTGCGGCCAGCCTGCCGGTGGTATCGGTAATCAAGGCCTCGGGCGACCCGGTCTACATCAAATATCCGGTCTATCGCCTGTCCGTCCTCTTCGTCGCGGTCGCGGTCGGGATCGGCCTCTGGCTGTTCCTCAACCGGACCCGGGTCGGGATGATGATCCGCGCCGGCGTCAACGACCGCGAGATGCTGTCGGCAACCGGGGTCAACGTGCAGCTCGTCTTCGCCCTTGTCTTCGCGATCGGCGCCGGGCTGGCCGGGTTTGCCGGCGTCGTCGGCGGGACGGCGCTGTCAATTGCACCGGGCGAGGACCTCCGTTACCTGCTGGCGTCCCTGATCGTGGTCATCGTCGGCGGCCTCGGCTCGGTCACCGGCGCGGCGATCGGCGCCCTGTTGATCGGGCTCGCCGAACAGTTCGGCCTCGCCTACTTCCCGACTTACGGCGTCGTGCTGACGTTCCTGATCATGGTCGTCGTCCTCGCCGTGCGTCCGCAGGGCATCATGGGGGAACGCTAG
- a CDS encoding branched-chain amino acid ABC transporter permease yields the protein MNARSLFSGRHSVSDIHPAAIATVVVLIAYPTFASDFFVFQIGAYSLILGTIALSLMMLAGYGGMVSLAQMTVAGLAGYLVAILGDNSVEVMGLDWPWWLFVPTAILGAALFSAFVGAVAVRTEGIYTIMITLAIAVAFFYLVRQNYVLFNGWTGFAGVEPPTLLGVYWRDPVPFYYLSLAVAGFFFLAVLYASRSTFGLGLQAIRDNPRRMRALGYNVTLHRIVAYFLSGLIAATAGVLFVWFNGRISSGSVGVGIVIDILVIAVIGGIRHPVGPFLGALAFVLLENFAIDLIDRERFNTVIGVAFLLVVLFSPDGLIGIWHRIRPRLRIGGSTRSKSGRVERVDRHAAGSLEQT from the coding sequence ATGAACGCGCGCAGCCTATTCTCCGGCCGCCATTCCGTCAGCGATATCCATCCAGCGGCAATCGCCACCGTGGTCGTCCTGATCGCCTATCCGACCTTCGCCTCCGACTTTTTCGTCTTCCAGATCGGGGCCTATTCGCTGATCCTCGGGACGATCGCGCTGTCGCTGATGATGCTGGCCGGCTATGGCGGCATGGTCAGCCTGGCCCAAATGACGGTGGCCGGCCTCGCCGGCTATCTGGTCGCGATCCTCGGCGACAACAGCGTCGAAGTGATGGGGCTCGACTGGCCGTGGTGGCTGTTCGTGCCGACCGCCATTCTCGGCGCCGCCCTGTTCAGCGCCTTCGTCGGCGCGGTCGCGGTCCGGACCGAGGGTATCTATACGATCATGATCACGCTGGCGATCGCCGTCGCCTTCTTCTACCTGGTGCGGCAGAACTACGTGCTGTTCAACGGCTGGACGGGCTTCGCCGGGGTCGAGCCGCCGACGCTGCTTGGGGTCTATTGGCGCGATCCAGTGCCGTTCTACTATTTATCGTTGGCCGTGGCGGGCTTCTTCTTCCTCGCCGTCCTTTACGCCTCGCGCTCGACCTTCGGGCTCGGGCTCCAGGCCATCCGCGATAACCCGCGGCGCATGCGCGCGCTCGGCTACAACGTAACCCTGCATCGCATCGTCGCCTATTTTCTGTCCGGCCTGATCGCGGCCACCGCGGGCGTCCTATTTGTCTGGTTCAACGGCCGCATATCCTCGGGCTCGGTCGGCGTCGGCATCGTCATCGACATCCTGGTCATTGCCGTGATTGGCGGCATCCGGCACCCGGTCGGGCCGTTCCTCGGGGCGCTGGCCTTTGTCCTGCTCGAGAATTTCGCGATCGACCTGATCGACCGGGAGCGGTTCAACACCGTGATCGGAGTGGCATTTCTTTTGGTGGTTTTATTTTCGCCGGATGGCCTTATCGGCATTTGGCACCGGATCCGTCCCCGGCTCCGGATTGGCGGAAGCACGCGGTCCAAGTCCGGCCGCGTGGAACGGGTCGACCGGCACGCTGCCGGGTCGCTCGAACAAACCTGA
- the rpmA gene encoding 50S ribosomal protein L27, with protein sequence MAHKKAGGSSRNGRDSIGRRLGVKKYGGQAVIAGNIIIRQRGTKFHAGENVGLGRDHTLFALADGVVKFTRRANDRTFVSVVPPSS encoded by the coding sequence ATGGCTCACAAGAAAGCAGGCGGAAGCTCCCGCAACGGCCGAGATTCGATCGGACGGCGGTTGGGGGTAAAGAAGTATGGCGGACAGGCCGTCATCGCCGGCAATATCATCATCCGTCAGCGTGGCACCAAATTCCATGCCGGCGAGAATGTGGGCCTGGGACGGGATCATACTTTGTTTGCTTTGGCCGATGGCGTCGTGAAATTCACGCGCCGGGCAAATGATCGAACATTTGTGTCGGTGGTACCACCGTCGTCATAG
- a CDS encoding ABC transporter ATP-binding protein — protein MPSTPGTDALSRLQSAGRFALELEAVSRHFGALVALADINLTVQAGERRAVLGSNGAGKTTLFNAITGDFPPTTGRVRLFGEDVTDFPVHERIRRGLRRTYQISLLFDGLSVIDNIYLACRGVSRGRFALRRPPPDDTAMQAAETLLEAVHLDNVRDTAVAALSHGQQRQLEIALALAGAPRLLLFDEPAAGLSPTERGELVEILRSLPDHIGYIIIEHDMDVALRVSESVTMMHNGRIFKEGTPDEIENDPEVQEIYLGQGHA, from the coding sequence ATGCCGTCGACGCCCGGAACCGACGCGCTGTCCCGACTTCAAAGCGCCGGCCGTTTTGCGCTGGAGCTTGAAGCGGTCAGCCGCCATTTCGGCGCGCTGGTCGCCCTTGCCGACATCAATCTGACGGTGCAGGCGGGGGAACGACGCGCGGTTCTGGGCTCGAACGGTGCCGGCAAGACGACCTTGTTCAATGCCATCACCGGCGATTTCCCGCCGACCACGGGCCGCGTGCGCCTGTTTGGTGAGGATGTGACCGACTTTCCGGTCCACGAACGGATTCGGCGCGGCCTGCGCCGGACCTATCAGATCTCGCTGCTATTCGACGGCCTCAGCGTGATCGACAACATCTACCTCGCCTGCCGTGGGGTCAGCCGCGGGCGGTTCGCGCTGCGCCGACCGCCGCCCGACGACACCGCGATGCAGGCCGCGGAAACGCTGCTCGAGGCCGTGCATCTCGACAATGTGCGGGACACGGCGGTCGCCGCGCTCAGCCACGGGCAGCAGCGCCAGCTCGAAATCGCCCTGGCGCTGGCCGGGGCGCCCCGGCTGTTGTTGTTCGACGAGCCCGCGGCCGGCCTGTCGCCGACCGAACGGGGGGAACTGGTCGAGATCCTGCGCTCGCTGCCCGATCACATCGGATACATCATCATCGAGCACGACATGGACGTGGCGCTGCGGGTCTCGGAGAGCGTGACGATGATGCACAACGGGCGGATCTTCAAGGAAGGGACGCCGGACGAGATCGAAAACGACCCCGAGGTGCAGGAAATCTATCTGGGGCAGGGCCATGCGTAG
- a CDS encoding phosphoenolpyruvate hydrolase family protein: MPRFERKDLLEKFHDMKRRGVAIIGGGAGTGLSAKCEEAGGIDLIVIYNSGRYRMAGRGSLAGLMAYGNANDVVMEMAREVLPVVHQTPVLAGVNGTDPFCIFDRFLDELKAVGFTGVQNFPTVGLFDGSFRANLEETGMSYGQEVDLIRLAREKDLLTTPYVFNEDDAAAMAEAGADFVVCHLGLTTGGSIGAATALALEDCPALVDAWAQAALKINPDIIVLVHGGPVSMPADARYVLDNTETCHGFYGASSMERLPTESALTEQTMAFKNIASG, from the coding sequence ATGCCGCGCTTTGAGCGAAAAGACCTGCTGGAAAAGTTCCACGACATGAAACGCCGGGGCGTGGCGATCATCGGCGGCGGCGCCGGCACCGGCCTGTCCGCCAAATGCGAGGAGGCGGGCGGCATCGACCTCATCGTGATTTACAATTCAGGGCGCTACCGGATGGCCGGACGCGGGTCGCTGGCCGGGCTGATGGCCTATGGCAACGCCAACGACGTGGTCATGGAAATGGCCCGCGAGGTGCTGCCGGTGGTGCACCAAACGCCGGTGCTGGCGGGCGTCAACGGGACCGACCCGTTCTGCATCTTCGACCGCTTCCTCGACGAGTTGAAGGCGGTCGGCTTTACCGGCGTCCAGAATTTTCCGACGGTCGGCCTCTTCGACGGCAGCTTCCGCGCCAATCTCGAAGAAACCGGCATGTCCTATGGCCAGGAGGTCGATCTGATCCGCCTCGCCCGCGAGAAGGACCTGCTGACCACGCCCTATGTGTTCAACGAGGACGATGCGGCGGCAATGGCGGAGGCGGGAGCCGATTTCGTCGTCTGCCACCTCGGCCTGACGACCGGTGGGTCGATCGGCGCCGCGACCGCCTTGGCCCTCGAGGACTGCCCGGCGCTGGTCGATGCCTGGGCGCAAGCGGCGCTCAAGATCAACCCGGACATCATCGTTCTGGTTCATGGCGGGCCGGTGTCGATGCCGGCCGACGCCCGTTATGTCCTGGACAATACAGAGACCTGCCATGGCTTCTATGGCGCCTCGTCGATGGAACGGCTGCCGACGGAAAGCGCGCTGACCGAGCAAACCATGGCCTTCAAGAATATTGCGAGCGGCTAA
- a CDS encoding ABC transporter substrate-binding protein: MHGLAKKALAAAIVLAFASPAVAQDSIKLGALATLEGAFAAPGEDGIRGVRMALEEFGHMAGGKKIELITGSSDASPDSAIRATRKLVEQDGVKVLIGPLSGSEGLAVKDYAKTQPNVTFLNGTSAAQDTTLRSPAENFFRFSTDGAQWMAGLGEYAYNKKGYRKVAVLAEDYSFPYTQVFGFLEPFCRLGGKAPIDARFWVPIGNKDYSSVIAALPDDVDAIYVALGGADAVNFLTQYEQTGGELPLIGGSITVDQTVLGSKGRTRDFVIGTPSAGPISDTWDNPAWNGFVAAYKKQFPDGFPSPSLFAHGYYINTKAALLALNEVGGDLSDGGVKFRAALSALEFDTPTGKVSLDERRQAIADMFLTEVIEGPDGNLLNKTIEVIPQVTQTFGLSYEEFLKYGQVGRENPSCM, encoded by the coding sequence ATGCACGGACTAGCCAAGAAAGCACTTGCGGCGGCCATCGTGTTGGCATTCGCGAGCCCTGCCGTCGCCCAGGATTCAATCAAGTTGGGCGCGTTGGCAACATTGGAGGGCGCGTTTGCCGCGCCCGGTGAGGACGGCATCCGGGGCGTCCGGATGGCGCTCGAAGAGTTCGGCCACATGGCCGGCGGCAAGAAGATCGAACTCATCACCGGATCGTCGGACGCGTCGCCCGACAGCGCGATCCGCGCGACGCGGAAGCTCGTCGAGCAGGACGGCGTCAAGGTCCTGATCGGCCCGCTGTCGGGTTCCGAGGGCCTCGCGGTCAAGGATTATGCCAAGACCCAACCCAACGTGACCTTCCTCAACGGCACCTCGGCGGCCCAGGACACGACCCTGCGCAGCCCGGCGGAGAACTTCTTCCGCTTCAGCACCGATGGCGCCCAGTGGATGGCCGGGCTCGGCGAGTATGCCTACAACAAGAAGGGCTACCGCAAGGTCGCCGTGCTCGCCGAGGACTATTCCTTCCCCTATACCCAGGTCTTCGGCTTTCTTGAGCCGTTCTGCCGCCTCGGCGGCAAGGCGCCGATCGATGCCCGGTTCTGGGTCCCGATCGGCAACAAGGACTATTCGTCGGTCATCGCCGCGCTCCCGGATGACGTCGATGCGATCTACGTCGCGCTCGGTGGCGCCGATGCGGTCAACTTCCTGACCCAGTACGAGCAGACCGGCGGCGAGCTGCCGTTGATTGGCGGATCGATCACCGTTGACCAGACCGTGCTCGGCTCGAAGGGCCGGACCCGCGATTTCGTGATCGGCACGCCGTCGGCGGGACCAATCTCCGACACCTGGGACAATCCGGCGTGGAACGGGTTCGTTGCTGCCTACAAGAAGCAGTTCCCGGACGGCTTCCCGTCGCCCTCGCTGTTCGCCCATGGCTATTACATCAATACCAAGGCGGCCCTGTTGGCGCTCAACGAGGTCGGCGGCGACCTCTCCGACGGTGGCGTCAAGTTCCGCGCGGCCCTGTCCGCGTTGGAATTCGACACCCCGACCGGCAAGGTGTCGCTCGACGAACGGCGCCAGGCGATCGCGGACATGTTCCTGACCGAAGTGATCGAAGGACCCGATGGGAACCTGCTCAACAAGACGATCGAGGTGATCCCACAGGTCACGCAGACCTTCGGCCTCTCCTATGAGGAGTTCCTGAAATACGGGCAGGTCGGCCGCGAAAACCCGTCCTGCATGTAA